The genomic DNA ATCCCGCATTGGCATACTCGAGATTTGCTAGATGCCAATTGAACAAGTTCTTCTCCTCCTGTGTGGATATGCCTCCGTCTGTCTGGCGTAATGTCTCAAGAGCAGCCCCGAGCGAAACATCTACTGCCACCTCCCCCATGGATGACCGCAGGTTGCTTGACTTATCAAGAAGCTTGTTAAATGTAATCTCTACTTTCTTATCCACCTCCGGGTCGACTGGTGATCCATCCGGACGGTAGAGTGGGCACTTGTCCCTAATCTTGTGCATTGGCAAGCCGAGCTGCTTCGCCACAATTCCCAGTGGGTTGCCAAACGTCCCGGTAAGCACGCTGCCCCCAAGATCACCAGCAGCTGAACGCCCACTGCCTTCCATCTTCTTCGTGTACACACGGCCACCGCAGCGCTTGCGGCCCTCCAAGACTATAACCTTAAACCCGAACGCCACAAGCTGCCGTGCCGCGGCGAGCCCGGCAAGGCCTGCTCCAATGACGACGATGGTGGTAGGCCTCGTGGGCTCCTTGGGGATGCGCTCCTTGATGGCCGGCGCGACACCGAAGTTAACGTAGCTGTGGGACACAAGGAAGGAGTAGGCGGCGTTCAGGAGGTGCTCGCAATGGGGAGGGATGAGCGTCGCGAAGGGCTCCTTGGCGAGCCAGGAGTTGTAGGTCTCGCGCCACCGGCAGAGGAGGTGGTTGCGGATGAGGATGTAGTTGACCTGCTCGATGCCGCCCACGTCGGAGACCACGCCAGCCTCGATCTCCTCGTCGGTGAGAGAGTCCGCCGGGAAGCCCGCGGTGAGCGCGGTGACGGCCTCCGCGGTAGGCTCCCGGTTGATCACTATGATGTCGTCGGCAGCGGAAGCAGGGGGTGGCGGCTGGGAGGGCGCCGCGGGAGAGGCCGCGGGGGCGGCCGGGGACCCAGAGGGGACCTTGCGGCGGAATCCGGTGCGCTTGCGCTTGTTGGGGAAGGCAGGATTGGGGAGGACAAGGGTGGGGTTCGGCGTCGGGGTGGAGTTAGGATCTGCGGGAAGGGAGGAGACGAGGGGGAGAGGCGCGTAAGGTGGCGCCTGGTCCGACATGGTCGCCGGCAGAgtgcggcgaggggcggcggcggcggcagagtgcTCGACCGCGGtgcctgcaggctgcaggtGGAGCACGGGTGGGGGGCCACAGGCTCATAGCGTTTCCTTTTCCGCCTTCAGCCCAAGGATACGTAAAGGACCAGTTACGCCTTACAAGAAGGTtcatctatctatctatttttctattCATCGCGTCCTCCTCCTTGCCTGCTTACCTGCGCGGCACTGGGCGCACGCCGGCCACGCTGCCTCCCTCCGCCCGACCGTCGCTCGTCTCGGCTGACCCGCGCCTCACCTCCCTCCGCCGCGTTGCTGCTCAGGTCCTGGTTCCTGGTAGCATCATTCATGTCATTGGAGTACCTGGTTCCGGCTAGCATCATTCAAACAGAAACTGGTGCAGAAGAAGTTTCTGATCACATGTTTCAATCACAGTTTACAACAACCAGTTTGGGGGAATAAAACCATGTATGGTTGGAGAAAGTGGAGCTCTTATTCCAAGTTGCTTTGGGAAGGCAAACTAGAGAAGTAGAGATATGTACACATTGCTCACTATTAAATGGCCTTCTTCAGTCCAATGAACATATAGAATTATAAAGAACAAATCAACATGCAAGTGATTCTAGCATGGTGAATGGACCGGGGATTTTTACATGGCAGCAGTACACCCGGCAACTACATGGTGGCAGTACTCCTGTTGCCAGCTGCATCGCCTGTCGTCAGCATTATAACTTCACTGCTATTTGTTCGCTTGTAGTGACTCTCTAAGTTATAACTGTCTGAAAAAGAATCCATGAAGACACCGAAGAATGAGATCAGTGGATCTGCGCGTGCACTAATGATACATAGCTTCAGGTATTGAGATTCAGTAACTGGGAATTTCAGCAGCCGCTTGTACCCAATTGTCGTGGCTGCAACAATTGTTTGCCACAGTTCATCTATGAGGATATCCACATGAAACTTGATAACACGCTGTCCCAGCTGTATAGGCTCCTGGAGCTGGAGCACATTGAAGGAAGTAGATTTCCCAAGGTCGAAGAACATTTCCCAACTGGATTGCCCTTCCTGTGGAGCCCAATAGGAGTATATGCTGTTTTCGAGCACATTGGAGGGTGCAAACTGCAGATTATCCTGCCCACCACGAACACTGTTTGCTGTGACAGTGGCATTGGCAGCAAAGTTCTGAGAGAAAATTTTATGCCGAATCTCGGTGAATTCCTGAAGGACTTGCATGTCTTCATCGGAAATGAGGCCAGATGAATTGGGAGGGACATTCAAAATGAGGAGACAATTTCTACCAACTGATTTGTAGTATATGTCAAGCAGACTTGTTGCATTTTTTGGTTTCTCTGAGGCATGCCAGAACCAACCTGGCCTGATGGAGACATCACATTCTGCAGGAACCCAGTCTTGCCCAAAAGGATCCCCACTGCGTTGGTATCTGGCAACGCAGTTAGCATTTTTTAGTAAGTCTACTGAATAAACAGCAGGACGCTCATTAATAACAAACCATCTCCGAATCGTTTCAGTTTTATCGGATATCTCTGGAGAGATATTAACAGATGACCTTCGCTTTCATCAATCATGAGCAAATGTAGAATACTGTGAAGTTTCTGAGTTATTGTATGAGATGTCAATGGTATCAATTCTAGAAATATGCACATTAATACAGGTTGTCAAGCCCAATTTTGCTATACCGAACTATACTAATGAAGGGTTTTAAGTAAAGTTTCAATGAGGACCAATATTCTACGACTAAATTAATCCATACAATTATACTTCTTCCAtcccaaattataagtcattttgccttttttttaattacatAGGTTTTGTGATGCACCTGGATATAtgctatgtctagatacatagtaaAAATTATGCATTTAGAGAAGCCAAAACGGCCTATAATTTGGTACAGACATTGGAGTAGAAAGTTTCTGACACACAGCCATCTCTAAATACTGCTCTATAAAAGTGCACACTATAAAGTAATGATGGCCATAAGCATCATCCTTCCTTCAAATAGAAGAATACTACAATTTTATTTACACATAATATTGTGATTACCTACTTCTGCAAGGATACTTGCTCGAAAAAGTCATCATTTGCAATCGGAGAAGACAGAATTGTAACCATGCTTCAAAGTGAAGGTTAGAGGTCTGATCCCATCCAAAATGTAATATTGTAGTTTACCTTTGGAGTGGGTTCAAAGCAACAGCTtgttataaaaaaaaaactgaaaagcTGTCCCACTCCAAATAAATATGCTGTTATAACTGAAATATTCACTGTGTCAAACTAAAATGCCATGTCTTCTAAACACATAAAGATCATCTCCTAGTGAATAGGAGCATCATATAGGCCCTATTTATCCTTCttaataccaattcacaaatatGCAAAGAAATCCAAAATCCACAAATGAGataaaattattttgaaattcCTAGTACAGCTTTTAGCTAGGGATCTCATCCATGCTAGAATCTCGACAGAGGTTGATAGTATAGCTTGCGTGATGCTAATCTTAGAAATAACATCACACAAAAAAGTAACCAGTCATTGTATTACTTACTCGTCAATGGTGTGCCCAATTGTCACGGAGCTCTTGTTAAAGGGAGACCAGCAAGTATAACCTGCAACCCCAGCCTCATCTCCAACCCATCTAGTGTCTGGCCCAGCATCTGAGAAGATAACTACCCTTTGTTGTAGCTGATGTATAAGTGCAAACCAGGCATTAAACATGTAATTCATCTTCTTTGCGTCACCCTTTGCACCATCCAGCCAAACTTCCTCaacatctccatacctgcatatTTAAAAGCACAATCTTTACACTATCCTGATACATAACTGAGTGTCCAGTTCTGCATTATGATTAGTAGAAAACACATGAATGCTACCTAAATACTGTGGAATCTGCAATGTACTCGAATTTTACTTTTATATCTCCCATAATTCGAAGTGATGCATTCAGTTAAGAACTAAACAGGAAGGACTATGTATTCTATCATAGAAATAAAGCGCAACAGACTTTAGCCACAAGAAATTGACACAAAATTGAAGTCTCATCTTAGCATCTGGCACGATAATTAATCACTGATAATTCCTGAATCGAAGATGCCATCAAGTAAACTAGTCAGCTGCCATTGCAAAGTTATGCAGCCGAAAATGGACCGCTggttttagtttatttttggTTTCCAGTCCACAACCATAACCATCAAGCTTTACGCCACCTGCTTCGCAAAATTCAGACCTTTACCTGCAAAAGCCCCAATGACAACCATAACAGCAATCATCTCGCTGTTCAAAGGCAAGAATTAGCACACCTGGTAAGCAGTTCCGTCATCTGGCCCATGTAGTGCTCATTGTACGCGATGGTGTCCCCGTACACCGGCTCGTGGCGGTCCCACGGCGAGAGGTACAGCCCCATCCCGATCCCCTCGGCGCGCgtagcggcggcgagctcggcgacgACGTCCCCGGCGCCGGCCCGCCACGGCGAGGCGGCCACCGAGTAATTGGTCAGCGCGGACGGCCAGAGGCAGAAGCCGTCGTGGTGCTTGGCCGTGAGCACGAGGCGGCCGAACCCGCCCCGTGCCGCGACGCGCGCCCACTGGCCCGCGTCGAGCGCCGAGGGGGCGAATACGGAGGGGTCGGCGTGGCCGCTGCCCCACTCGGAGTCCGTGAAGGTGTTGGGCCCGAAGTGGAGGAAGAGCGCCATCTCCGAGAGCTGCCACCGGAGCTGCGCGTAGGACGGGACCGGCAGGATcggtaggggcggcggcgtcgcggccgcTGAGGCCGTGGCGCCATGGGCGCAGAGGAGGAGCAGGTGGGCGAGCAGCACAGGAAGAAGTGCTGCCATTTTCGTTAGAAAGGAAGGGGCGTGCCGTGTGGCTTCAGAGCTGAGCAGTTGACTCAAGGAGTTTGGTGGCTCTGCCATTTTCTGTCGTGTCTCTTGCCATCGCCGTTGTTCGCCTGGGAGCCTCTCGACTCTGGAGTAGATATAGGCaaacgtcgggtcgggtcgggttcgggtcgggtcgggtttggATCGTATAGGACGGCTCGCGCCCGACCCGTACctatcaccgggtcgggtcgggttggcccgtgcactctgcgcgggcgtgtcgggtcgggtttttttcgggttgggtcgggttttttggcatttgggtcgggtttttggTCAAAAATCCCGgcccgttgattgttgcgggtcaaaaaatacggcccgcgcccacccgccacgtagctcgggtcgggtttttttcgggcgggttgggtcgggtcgttcgggtcgggtgacccatgcccaggtctactcTCGAGTGCAGCGGCTGCCTTGCTAAATTTACATTGAACatttaaaatttaattaaatttttat from Panicum virgatum strain AP13 chromosome 7N, P.virgatum_v5, whole genome shotgun sequence includes the following:
- the LOC120680820 gene encoding putative alpha-L-fucosidase 1, which produces MAEPPNSLSQLLSSEATRHAPSFLTKMAALLPVLLAHLLLLCAHGATASAAATPPPLPILPVPSYAQLRWQLSEMALFLHFGPNTFTDSEWGSGHADPSVFAPSALDAGQWARVAARGGFGRLVLTAKHHDGFCLWPSALTNYSVAASPWRAGAGDVVAELAAATRAEGIGMGLYLSPWDRHEPVYGDTIAYNEHYMGQMTELLTRYGDVEEVWLDGAKGDAKKMNYMFNAWFALIHQLQQRVVIFSDAGPDTRWVGDEAGVAGYTCWSPFNKSSVTIGHTIDEYQRSGDPFGQDWVPAECDVSIRPGWFWHASEKPKNATSLLDIYYKSVGRNCLLILNVPPNSSGLISDEDMQVLQEFTEIRHKIFSQNFAANATVTANSVRGGQDNLQFAPSNVLENSIYSYWAPQEGQSSWEMFFDLGKSTSFNVLQLQEPIQLGQRVIKFHVDILIDELWQTIVAATTIGYKRLLKFPVTESQYLKLCIISARADPLISFFGVFMDSFSDSYNLESHYKRTNSSEVIMLTTGDAAGNRSTATM